From one Enterococcus sp. DIV2402 genomic stretch:
- a CDS encoding DUF4153 domain-containing protein: MNFAQKSRARLRNMSLAITRFWFSIIVFILTTGTVMFAIETETDLSKEILTLVMAGLLGIAVRLICERLSNRPFQIPLLLYANVLLFSVGYYLYLYYTDFYLYLTGVRSGILVFIICMSIIWIPSIKRDEFAFSRSFMVFVKAQFVAILFSLVLMLGLYAIVGAYSFLIQTVDYTIYAHIGALTWFGFFTLYFLSLIPHFPTNIESADDNYLQAAMVPRFLEILLSYIVIPIIIAYTLILLLYIIQNITGDFWNNSLLEPLLVSYVVAGWFTLFLIDTLENKTVRLFKKLFPPLLFIVTALQGASSFIKFQQLGITDGRYFILLFVIFSTLSSLIYLFWHRKMSWIPGLLIFLSIISILPYIDAVSIGTYSQTQQLETTLNRNDMLANNTIQPNSKLSTADKKRIVESYNYLQKVDELDKLPYFDTNYLSSREFAEVFGFDRYSLDTPTPNQGYPQAKNVYIDMDQEQGLQLDVSNANLFLPFSVYDGKIAQAGDTNELTITYQDQEYQLVWEEDAEKKLTLVLKDQEQTLASYDLRFLREIEKLNVSNENVTLPPEELTFSEQFDNLTLTLYVTRLFVEEERNIDGDFYLLLSFTQ; encoded by the coding sequence ATGAATTTCGCACAAAAAAGTCGTGCACGATTAAGAAATATGTCGTTAGCAATCACTCGTTTTTGGTTTTCAATCATTGTTTTTATTTTAACTACGGGAACTGTGATGTTTGCTATTGAGACAGAAACTGATTTGAGCAAAGAAATTTTAACCTTAGTTATGGCTGGGTTATTAGGCATTGCGGTTCGCTTAATTTGCGAACGACTTTCCAATCGACCCTTCCAAATTCCGTTGTTGCTTTATGCAAATGTTCTTTTATTCTCCGTTGGTTACTATCTCTACCTATACTACACTGACTTCTATTTATATTTAACAGGCGTTCGTAGTGGGATTTTAGTATTTATTATTTGTATGAGCATCATTTGGATTCCTTCCATTAAGCGTGATGAATTTGCTTTTTCTCGTAGTTTTATGGTCTTTGTAAAGGCTCAATTTGTAGCCATACTCTTTTCACTCGTTTTAATGCTTGGGCTGTACGCAATTGTTGGCGCATATAGCTTTCTGATTCAAACAGTTGATTACACTATTTACGCCCACATTGGTGCACTGACATGGTTTGGTTTCTTCACATTGTATTTCTTATCGTTAATTCCCCATTTTCCAACTAATATTGAATCAGCTGATGATAATTATTTACAAGCAGCTATGGTTCCAAGATTCTTAGAAATTCTGCTTTCTTATATTGTCATCCCAATTATTATCGCATATACCTTGATTCTATTGCTTTATATTATACAAAATATCACCGGAGATTTTTGGAATAACAGTCTCTTAGAACCGCTTTTAGTTAGTTATGTTGTAGCTGGTTGGTTTACTTTATTCTTAATTGATACTCTCGAAAACAAAACGGTACGATTATTTAAGAAATTATTCCCGCCTCTGCTATTTATCGTAACAGCTTTACAAGGAGCCTCTTCATTTATTAAGTTCCAGCAACTAGGTATTACGGATGGTCGCTATTTTATTTTATTGTTCGTTATTTTTTCAACACTTTCAAGTTTGATTTATTTATTTTGGCATAGAAAAATGTCATGGATTCCTGGTCTATTGATTTTTTTATCCATCATTTCAATTTTACCGTACATCGATGCTGTTTCGATTGGAACGTATAGTCAAACTCAACAACTCGAAACAACACTCAATCGAAATGATATGTTAGCAAATAATACGATTCAACCCAATAGCAAGTTATCAACAGCTGATAAAAAACGAATTGTTGAAAGTTATAACTATTTACAAAAAGTTGACGAGTTAGATAAATTACCTTATTTTGATACAAATTATTTAAGTAGTCGTGAATTCGCAGAAGTTTTTGGATTTGATCGTTATTCTTTAGATACCCCTACACCTAACCAAGGTTATCCGCAAGCAAAAAATGTTTATATCGATATGGATCAAGAACAAGGTCTGCAATTGGATGTATCAAACGCTAATTTATTTTTACCATTCTCTGTTTACGATGGTAAAATTGCACAAGCAGGTGATACCAATGAGTTGACGATCACCTATCAAGATCAAGAGTATCAATTAGTTTGGGAAGAAGATGCCGAGAAGAAATTAACCTTGGTACTTAAAGATCAAGAACAAACATTAGCTTCTTATGATTTGCGCTTCTTACGTGAAATCGAAAAATTGAATGTTTCCAATGAAAATGTCACCTTGCCACCAGAAGAATTAACGTTCAGTGAACAATTTGATAATTTGACATTAACCTTATATGTAACCCGTTTATTTGTAGAAGAAGAACGAAATATTGACGGTGATTTTTATCTACTACTTTCGTTTACTCAATAA
- a CDS encoding aminoglycoside phosphotransferase family protein: MFNIARIFERHQLFITDYYEISSGFSNTKKYLLTSGDKKYLLKIYPLAKFERLQQQQVFLKQHQKNHVHCQTPIFYDTFEREQLCYFIFNYLSGITLAELLPTVTRTKQYELGIQAGRELKKIHLLPSPEFDWYQTRYQKYQLKKKQCAALNLHFYHQKEIETFIEENFYLLKNSTICFQHDDFHPQNLLYHQQKVFVLDFDSFDWGDPWEEFFKLPKYTTPVSVAFAKGQLIGYFDGHIPQNFWKKYHLFVALNCHASQLGGYHFGNCVAVQERTKYIIQTHSFSDDPPAWFQRNNTN; encoded by the coding sequence ATGTTTAACATTGCTCGTATTTTTGAACGTCATCAGTTGTTCATCACTGACTATTATGAAATTTCCTCAGGCTTCTCAAACACAAAAAAATATCTATTAACTAGTGGGGATAAAAAATATTTATTAAAAATTTATCCTCTAGCTAAATTTGAACGTTTGCAACAGCAACAAGTTTTCTTGAAACAACATCAAAAAAATCATGTACATTGTCAGACACCTATTTTTTACGATACGTTTGAACGTGAACAACTCTGTTACTTCATTTTCAACTATCTTTCGGGAATTACGTTAGCAGAACTTCTTCCGACAGTCACTCGAACGAAACAATATGAATTAGGTATTCAAGCAGGTCGAGAACTAAAGAAAATTCATTTACTCCCCTCGCCTGAATTTGATTGGTATCAAACACGTTACCAAAAATATCAACTGAAGAAAAAGCAATGCGCGGCATTAAATTTACATTTTTATCATCAAAAAGAAATCGAAACCTTTATCGAAGAAAATTTTTATTTGTTAAAAAATAGCACGATATGTTTTCAACACGATGATTTCCACCCACAAAATTTGCTTTATCATCAACAAAAAGTTTTTGTTCTAGATTTTGATTCATTCGATTGGGGTGATCCATGGGAAGAATTTTTTAAGCTTCCCAAATATACAACGCCGGTTAGCGTTGCCTTTGCTAAAGGACAACTCATAGGCTATTTCGATGGACACATTCCACAAAACTTTTGGAAAAAATATCACTTATTTGTAGCATTAAATTGTCACGCCAGTCAGCTTGGTGGGTATCACTTTGGAAATTGTGTCGCCGTCCAAGAGCGAACCAAATACATTATCCAAACACATTCTTTTTCTGATGATCCTCCTGCATGGTTTCAACGAAATAACACCAATTAG
- a CDS encoding adenine phosphoribosyltransferase: MNLKDYIASIPDYPSKGIIFRDISPLMADGDAYRAATKEIVDYAKEQQIDMVVGPEARGFIVGCPVAYELGVGFAPVRKPGKLPRETIEVSYDLEYGSDTLTLHADAIKPGQRVLICDDLLATGGTIKATIELIEKLGGVVVGCAFLIELMDLHGRDKIEGYDILTLMEY, from the coding sequence ATGAATTTAAAAGATTACATTGCCAGCATTCCAGACTATCCATCAAAAGGAATTATTTTCCGAGATATCTCACCCTTAATGGCTGATGGAGATGCCTATCGAGCAGCGACTAAAGAAATTGTTGACTATGCAAAAGAGCAACAAATTGACATGGTCGTAGGACCAGAAGCCCGTGGATTTATCGTCGGTTGTCCGGTAGCTTATGAATTAGGTGTCGGTTTTGCTCCAGTACGTAAACCTGGGAAATTGCCTCGCGAAACGATTGAAGTGTCCTACGATTTAGAATATGGTAGCGATACTTTAACGCTACATGCAGATGCAATCAAACCTGGACAACGTGTCTTGATTTGCGATGATCTTTTAGCAACTGGTGGAACAATTAAAGCAACGATTGAATTAATCGAAAAATTAGGAGGCGTAGTAGTTGGTTGTGCGTTCTTAATTGAGTTGATGGATTTACATGGGCGCGATAAAATTGAAGGTTATGACATTTTAACATTAATGGAATACTAA
- the recJ gene encoding single-stranded-DNA-specific exonuclease RecJ — protein MKQASFQWQLPSEKALPETFIQVLEEKKIPRSLGQLFWNRGLQTAESLETFLTPSLEQLHDPFLFYEMEKAVERIQQAIVNEERILVYGDYDADGITSTTIMKETLENLGADVEFYLPNRFKDGYGPNQAVYEQKIAEGIQLIVTVDNGVSGHEAIAYANSQGVDVIVTDHHELPDELPEAYAVIHPRHPEGTYPFGDLAGVGVSFKVACALLEEVPIEFLDLVSIGTIADMVSLTDENRTLVSFGLQSMRQTERIGLEKLLEISGVSADKLDETSIGFSIGPRLNAIGRLEDPNSAVTLMTTFDDEEAEELAGRLDRINTRRKDLVEVITEEAMAMIRPEDKLHLIAGENWHEGVLGIVAGKILRATGKPTIVLTKKEDGIAKGSGRSVESVNLYEMLNGMRQWMTSFGGHHAAVGLSLEIDNIAILQEQMNRYMEEHQLTGGVSLTIDSKLAVEEVSVEFIESLKLLAPFGMDNPLPNFLFEKVAVSNSRTIGANNQHLKFTLTDTINQLDGVGFGFGAQALEFRSDDLNVVGQLSINEWNGKRIPQLMLEDYQINALQVFDYRAKKYQQALQFTEPTLFISFSEKTAKKWEKKLHQSVTVITDDTPVQSEVEQVVFLDCPTELPLMKETVNDLQVSRVYILCQAEDEAYLDGLGSRDQYARLFKFIAAQDKVDVRYKLSIVADYLKIPQKLLVFMIQVFSELGFVAITDGVMRKVDHPVNHALTESRIYQERAKQIKIEEFLLLSDLTTLKDWLSI, from the coding sequence GTGAAACAAGCAAGTTTTCAATGGCAATTACCTTCAGAAAAAGCATTGCCCGAAACATTTATCCAAGTATTAGAAGAAAAGAAAATCCCTCGTTCGTTGGGACAACTTTTTTGGAATCGTGGTTTGCAAACTGCTGAATCCTTAGAAACATTTTTAACACCTTCCTTAGAACAATTGCATGATCCATTTCTTTTTTATGAGATGGAAAAGGCAGTTGAACGAATTCAGCAAGCGATTGTCAATGAAGAACGTATTCTAGTCTATGGCGATTATGATGCAGATGGAATTACTAGTACGACAATTATGAAAGAGACGTTAGAAAATTTAGGTGCTGACGTTGAGTTTTATTTACCAAATCGATTCAAGGATGGTTATGGACCAAATCAAGCAGTTTATGAACAAAAAATAGCAGAGGGTATCCAATTGATTGTTACAGTGGATAATGGCGTTTCTGGACACGAAGCAATTGCTTATGCAAACAGCCAAGGAGTAGATGTTATCGTGACGGATCATCATGAGTTACCGGATGAGTTGCCCGAAGCTTATGCCGTTATTCATCCACGACATCCAGAAGGCACTTACCCATTTGGTGATTTAGCGGGTGTCGGTGTCTCATTTAAAGTTGCCTGTGCATTATTAGAAGAAGTTCCCATTGAATTTTTAGATTTAGTGTCGATTGGGACAATTGCTGATATGGTTTCTTTGACTGATGAAAATCGTACATTGGTTTCATTTGGTTTGCAATCTATGAGACAGACTGAACGGATTGGGTTAGAGAAACTATTAGAGATCAGTGGTGTTTCAGCCGATAAATTAGATGAGACGAGCATTGGTTTTTCAATTGGTCCCAGATTGAATGCCATTGGTCGCTTAGAAGACCCTAATTCTGCCGTAACTTTAATGACCACGTTTGATGATGAGGAAGCGGAAGAATTAGCAGGGCGTCTAGATCGAATTAATACACGTCGGAAAGATTTAGTAGAAGTCATTACAGAAGAAGCAATGGCTATGATACGACCAGAAGATAAGCTTCACCTAATTGCTGGGGAAAATTGGCATGAGGGTGTATTGGGAATTGTTGCTGGGAAAATTTTACGAGCAACTGGAAAACCAACAATTGTCTTAACAAAAAAAGAAGACGGTATTGCTAAAGGTTCTGGACGTAGCGTGGAATCAGTAAATCTATATGAAATGCTTAATGGGATGCGTCAATGGATGACTAGTTTTGGTGGGCATCATGCAGCGGTTGGATTGAGCTTAGAAATTGATAATATTGCAATTTTACAAGAACAAATGAATCGCTATATGGAGGAACATCAATTAACAGGTGGCGTGAGTTTGACAATTGATTCTAAATTGGCAGTTGAAGAAGTTTCTGTTGAGTTTATTGAATCATTGAAATTATTAGCGCCTTTTGGAATGGATAATCCACTGCCGAATTTCTTATTTGAAAAAGTTGCAGTTAGCAATAGTCGAACAATTGGTGCTAATAACCAGCATTTAAAATTTACTTTAACAGATACAATTAATCAGTTAGATGGTGTTGGTTTTGGCTTCGGAGCACAAGCATTAGAATTTCGAAGCGATGATTTAAACGTAGTGGGGCAACTATCGATTAATGAGTGGAATGGTAAACGAATTCCTCAATTAATGTTAGAAGACTATCAAATTAATGCCTTACAAGTATTTGATTATCGTGCCAAAAAATATCAACAAGCATTACAGTTTACTGAACCTACTTTGTTTATTAGCTTTTCTGAAAAGACAGCTAAAAAATGGGAAAAGAAACTTCATCAAAGTGTAACCGTCATTACTGATGACACACCTGTTCAATCTGAAGTGGAACAAGTCGTTTTTTTAGATTGTCCAACTGAATTACCTCTGATGAAAGAAACGGTGAATGACCTACAAGTCTCTCGTGTGTATATTTTGTGTCAAGCAGAAGATGAAGCATATCTAGATGGCTTAGGCTCACGTGATCAGTATGCTCGGCTATTCAAGTTTATTGCAGCGCAAGATAAAGTGGATGTTCGTTACAAATTGTCAATTGTAGCCGATTATTTAAAAATCCCTCAAAAATTACTTGTTTTTATGATTCAAGTGTTTTCTGAATTGGGTTTTGTTGCAATAACGGATGGCGTTATGCGTAAAGTTGATCATCCTGTCAATCACGCATTGACGGAAAGTCGTATCTATCAAGAACGAGCCAAACAAATTAAAATAGAAGAATTTTTATTATTGAGTGATTTAACAACATTAAAAGATTGGCTATCAATCTAG
- a CDS encoding EAL domain-containing protein: MVQNKILSLLELNSEISISINIHPQQLFYTETFLMFKNLQHYSNRILIEITEDDTKPSIACKLDIFLTDKIIEIKKMQFSVALDDVSTGIYSFKNIRPLLDKIDMIKLSYISLEKLPQKDISCLINFWSEIANKLGIDFVVEGVENINIHKYLLDNVICLQQGFYLSKPFSASKLIT, translated from the coding sequence ATGGTACAAAATAAAATTTTGTCATTACTTGAATTAAACAGCGAAATAAGTATTAGTATCAATATTCATCCTCAGCAATTGTTTTATACGGAAACATTCTTAATGTTTAAGAATTTACAACATTATAGTAATCGTATCCTGATTGAGATTACAGAAGACGATACGAAGCCTTCTATTGCGTGTAAACTGGATATATTTTTGACAGATAAAATTATAGAAATAAAAAAAATGCAGTTTTCGGTTGCATTGGATGATGTTAGTACAGGAATCTATTCATTTAAGAATATTCGACCACTATTAGATAAAATAGATATGATTAAACTTTCATATATTTCATTGGAAAAATTACCTCAAAAGGATATATCCTGTTTGATTAATTTCTGGAGTGAAATTGCGAATAAATTAGGAATAGATTTTGTTGTTGAAGGTGTAGAGAATATTAACATTCATAAATATTTACTAGATAATGTAATTTGTTTACAACAAGGGTTTTATTTATCCAAACCTTTTTCTGCTTCTAAATTAATAACTTAA
- a CDS encoding GGDEF domain-containing protein encodes MFLHLFYVAIYSILVISLLISYDIFIKNFKKLNLYFTFKVLIGSVLFISQVYFIISFSLNSIGYIAYEYSIPIFIYYFGSLKEKFFLIVLVPIILITFFYLIDINNLTATLYVIGLNSLILTIVYLLKNYFHKKNNHNLFYIFSVLITLLSPIINSLIFFKREVSIGDSISLSVGAVAIIVLWKYYIHNQTKFLENINTKIIERNYDELTQLKNLRSLNEDILKLASNENQDLVFAMIDIDYFKKINDQYGHQIGNKSLIFFSNKLISFLYQHMNSYLVEVYRYGGEEFLVIFKENNVDSVKEVLEDFQLILGEENLYLENAKKLIFSFSAGISEVKLSSDISEVINQADKALYKAKQEGRGRVFVY; translated from the coding sequence ATGTTTTTACATCTTTTTTATGTAGCAATTTATTCGATATTAGTTATAAGTTTACTAATATCATACGATATCTTTATAAAAAATTTTAAAAAATTAAACTTATATTTTACCTTTAAAGTTCTTATTGGAAGTGTACTTTTTATTTCTCAAGTGTATTTTATTATATCCTTCTCGCTCAATAGCATAGGTTATATCGCATATGAATATTCAATCCCAATATTTATTTATTATTTTGGTTCATTAAAAGAAAAATTCTTTTTAATTGTACTAGTTCCAATTATTTTAATTACTTTCTTTTACTTAATAGATATTAATAATCTAACGGCTACTCTGTATGTTATCGGTTTAAATAGTTTAATTTTAACCATTGTATATCTTTTAAAAAATTATTTTCACAAAAAAAATAATCATAATTTATTTTATATATTTTCTGTTCTGATAACCCTTTTATCCCCAATCATCAACTCTCTTATATTTTTCAAACGAGAAGTAAGTATTGGAGATTCTATATCCTTAAGTGTAGGTGCAGTAGCTATTATTGTTCTTTGGAAATATTATATTCATAATCAAACAAAATTTTTAGAAAATATTAATACAAAAATCATTGAACGAAACTACGATGAATTAACTCAATTGAAAAATCTTAGAAGTCTCAATGAAGATATCTTAAAACTGGCTTCTAATGAAAATCAAGATTTAGTATTCGCTATGATTGATATAGATTATTTCAAAAAAATAAATGATCAATATGGTCATCAGATAGGTAATAAATCATTGATTTTCTTTTCAAATAAACTCATTTCTTTCCTTTACCAGCATATGAATTCTTATTTAGTTGAAGTTTATCGTTACGGAGGAGAAGAATTTTTAGTTATCTTTAAGGAAAATAATGTAGATTCTGTAAAAGAAGTTTTAGAAGACTTTCAGTTAATTTTAGGTGAAGAAAATCTGTATTTAGAAAATGCAAAGAAACTCATATTTTCTTTTTCAGCAGGAATATCAGAAGTTAAACTAAGCTCAGATATTTCAGAAGTAATTAATCAAGCTGATAAAGCTCTTTACAAAGCAAAACAAGAAGGTCGAGGACGGGTTTTCGTTTATTGA
- a CDS encoding DUF2179 domain-containing protein yields the protein MSIDIKMLAMIFAINFAYVTLSTIRLLLTMKGYRFIAPVVSMFEIIIYVVGLSLVLDSLDNPINLIVYALGFAIGIGVGIKIEDKMALGYTMVTAILPSTSKEEDTLPSILRSEGYGVTVSYGEGLEGPRMVLEILSPRNKEKQLYQKIKEVESRAFIISYEPKQISGGFWTKKVHRRMKKSPQKNNPL from the coding sequence ATGAGCATTGACATTAAAATGTTGGCAATGATTTTTGCAATCAATTTTGCCTATGTCACATTAAGTACAATTCGCTTACTACTAACAATGAAAGGCTATCGCTTCATTGCCCCTGTCGTAAGTATGTTTGAAATTATTATTTATGTGGTGGGTTTATCTCTAGTATTAGATAGTTTAGACAATCCGATTAATTTAATTGTCTATGCGTTAGGTTTTGCAATTGGGATTGGCGTAGGGATTAAGATTGAAGATAAAATGGCATTGGGCTACACGATGGTCACTGCTATTTTACCAAGCACTTCAAAGGAAGAAGATACCTTACCAAGTATTTTACGAAGCGAAGGATACGGTGTGACAGTTAGTTACGGGGAAGGTTTGGAAGGTCCCCGAATGGTCTTAGAAATTCTTTCTCCGCGTAATAAAGAGAAACAACTTTATCAAAAAATTAAAGAAGTTGAAAGTCGCGCCTTCATTATCAGCTATGAACCAAAACAAATTTCTGGTGGTTTTTGGACAAAAAAAGTGCATCGCCGCATGAAAAAATCACCTCAAAAAAACAATCCCCTTTAA
- a CDS encoding LapA family protein, giving the protein MKNQWRIIIGLILTLVIVIFAVLNNMPVPINFGFSTLSAPLIIVIIGSAFLGAIIISLVTTGTMWQQRREIKQLKHEIDDLNKNIEAKTAQKKEELEREYNNKLAEFEATQTVYPNEVEPTLPEETQESQNQ; this is encoded by the coding sequence ATGAAAAATCAGTGGCGCATTATTATTGGTTTAATCTTAACTTTAGTTATTGTCATTTTTGCAGTATTAAATAATATGCCAGTACCGATAAATTTTGGTTTCTCTACTTTATCGGCACCCTTAATTATTGTGATTATCGGTTCAGCTTTTTTAGGCGCAATTATTATCTCTTTAGTTACAACTGGAACTATGTGGCAACAGCGCCGTGAGATTAAGCAATTAAAACACGAAATTGACGATTTGAATAAAAATATCGAAGCAAAAACTGCACAAAAAAAAGAAGAACTTGAACGTGAGTATAATAATAAATTAGCTGAATTTGAAGCAACACAAACGGTTTATCCAAATGAAGTCGAACCGACCTTACCAGAAGAAACGCAAGAATCACAAAACCAATAA
- a CDS encoding SDR family NAD(P)-dependent oxidoreductase, producing MSLENKVVLVTGASTGLGEQICYEAAKQGAIVVVCARRINLIGQVKERCMEISQKEAYAFQVDVANPDNIESLMEKLKEEVGTVDVLVNNAGFGQFEEFVSFDMEVTRNMFEVNILGMMLLTQKIAIEMLDQQSGHIINIASMAGKMATPKSAVYSATKFAVLGFSNALRLELKPFNIFVTTVNPGPIATEFFDKADPSGDYLENVSSMILDAQKLAKTIVKQMLRPKREINRPVAMEVAARFYQLFPHVGDYLAGGLFNKK from the coding sequence ATGAGTTTAGAGAATAAAGTCGTTTTAGTAACAGGGGCATCTACAGGCTTAGGAGAGCAAATTTGTTACGAGGCAGCTAAACAAGGAGCTATTGTTGTTGTTTGTGCTCGTCGCATTAATTTAATTGGGCAAGTGAAAGAACGCTGTATGGAAATTAGTCAAAAAGAAGCCTATGCTTTTCAAGTAGATGTTGCCAATCCGGATAACATCGAAAGTTTGATGGAAAAACTAAAAGAAGAGGTCGGTACCGTTGATGTTCTAGTTAATAATGCTGGTTTTGGCCAATTTGAAGAGTTTGTTTCTTTTGATATGGAAGTTACACGAAATATGTTTGAAGTAAATATTTTAGGCATGATGTTATTGACACAAAAAATCGCCATTGAAATGTTAGACCAACAATCCGGACATATTATCAACATCGCTTCTATGGCAGGAAAGATGGCAACGCCTAAATCAGCAGTTTATTCCGCAACAAAGTTTGCAGTATTAGGGTTTTCAAATGCCCTGCGTTTGGAATTAAAACCTTTTAATATTTTTGTAACGACAGTGAATCCAGGACCGATTGCAACCGAATTTTTTGATAAAGCCGATCCATCAGGCGATTATTTAGAAAATGTTAGTTCCATGATTTTAGATGCCCAAAAATTAGCCAAAACCATTGTTAAACAAATGCTACGACCAAAACGCGAAATCAATCGTCCTGTAGCAATGGAAGTTGCAGCACGCTTTTATCAACTGTTTCCTCATGTGGGAGACTATTTAGCAGGTGGCTTGTTTAATAAGAAATAA
- the rnz gene encoding ribonuclease Z: MELEFLGTGAGVPAKHRNVTSIALKLLEERNEVWLFDCGEGTQMQILHTTIRPRKIKKIFITHLHGDHIFGLPGLISSRSFQGGDEPLSPLEIYGPEGTEQFVRTALKISKTRLGYPLHFIEVKEGIVFKDDQFEVSCKKLDHGIDSYGFRMVEADHQGELQVDKLNDLGIKPGPIYGKIKRGEVVTLPDGTILDGKQFVGEPKKGRVVTILGDTRFTQHSIELAREADVLVHESTYKKDEMNMAKAHYHSTTQQAATVAKEANVGKLMLTHISARYLANDVLDLKAEAEEIFPHVRVAKDFYILPIPFKEREA; the protein is encoded by the coding sequence ATGGAACTAGAATTTTTAGGAACTGGTGCTGGTGTGCCAGCAAAGCACCGAAATGTAACAAGTATTGCTTTAAAATTACTGGAAGAGCGGAATGAAGTGTGGTTATTTGACTGTGGTGAAGGTACTCAAATGCAAATTCTGCATACAACGATTCGCCCTCGAAAAATCAAAAAAATTTTTATTACGCATTTACATGGAGATCATATTTTTGGGCTACCCGGCTTAATTAGTAGTCGTTCATTTCAAGGAGGCGATGAGCCATTAAGTCCATTGGAAATTTATGGACCAGAAGGAACCGAGCAGTTTGTAAGAACGGCATTAAAAATTTCTAAAACACGTTTAGGTTATCCGCTTCATTTTATTGAAGTGAAAGAAGGTATCGTATTTAAAGATGATCAGTTTGAAGTTTCTTGTAAAAAATTAGATCATGGTATCGATAGTTACGGTTTTCGAATGGTGGAAGCTGATCATCAAGGAGAATTACAAGTCGATAAATTAAATGATTTAGGTATTAAACCTGGGCCAATTTATGGAAAAATCAAACGTGGTGAAGTAGTTACGTTACCAGATGGCACGATTCTTGATGGCAAACAATTTGTGGGGGAGCCTAAAAAAGGTCGTGTTGTAACAATTTTAGGGGATACACGTTTCACGCAACATTCCATTGAGTTAGCACGAGAGGCAGATGTGCTTGTTCATGAAAGTACGTATAAAAAAGATGAAATGAATATGGCGAAAGCGCACTATCATTCTACAACCCAACAAGCGGCAACAGTTGCCAAAGAAGCAAATGTTGGCAAATTAATGTTAACGCATATTAGCGCACGCTACTTAGCAAATGATGTGTTGGATTTAAAAGCAGAAGCAGAAGAAATTTTCCCGCATGTCCGAGTAGCGAAAGATTTTTATATTTTGCCAATTCCTTTTAAAGAAAGAGAGGCGTAA
- a CDS encoding DUF1269 domain-containing protein, whose product MTKRVIVLNFEISSQAYQAFSEIKKLHLGKEIVGEQMAVITHSSEGDHQFKVEDFLDFTGTNKTSKGGLIGMLVGILGGPLGMMLGWFGGSLFGASKDAQEIRVAQTIFEFVGNKIGEGDTGLILIADEEDNRPLNNIVMYELSGEISRFDLDEVEMEIKKAQEVEAAATKENAQKIWEEKHSND is encoded by the coding sequence ATGACAAAACGAGTGATTGTATTAAATTTTGAAATCAGTTCACAAGCATATCAAGCTTTTTCAGAAATCAAAAAATTACATCTTGGGAAAGAAATTGTAGGTGAGCAAATGGCGGTTATTACCCATTCAAGTGAGGGCGACCATCAATTTAAAGTAGAGGATTTTCTAGATTTCACAGGTACAAATAAAACATCTAAAGGAGGACTAATTGGAATGTTAGTTGGTATTTTAGGTGGTCCATTGGGAATGATGTTGGGCTGGTTTGGTGGCAGTCTCTTTGGTGCTTCTAAAGATGCGCAAGAAATTCGTGTCGCGCAGACTATCTTTGAATTTGTTGGCAATAAGATTGGCGAAGGGGATACCGGATTAATTTTAATTGCCGATGAAGAAGACAATCGTCCATTAAATAACATTGTGATGTATGAATTAAGCGGTGAAATTTCACGATTTGATTTAGATGAAGTAGAAATGGAAATTAAAAAGGCGCAAGAAGTAGAAGCAGCAGCAACAAAAGAAAACGCTCAAAAAATTTGGGAAGAAAAACATTCCAATGACTAA